In a genomic window of Canis lupus familiaris isolate Mischka breed German Shepherd chromosome 28, alternate assembly UU_Cfam_GSD_1.0, whole genome shotgun sequence:
- the ITPRIP gene encoding inositol 1,4,5-trisphosphate receptor-interacting protein gives MALGLFRVCLVVVTAIINHPLLFPRENATVPENEEEIIRKMQAHQEKLQLEQLRLEEEVARLAAEKEALEHVAEEGQQQNENRTAWDLWSTLCMILFLVIEVWRQDHQDGPSPECLGGDEDELPGLDGAPLRGLTLPNKATLHHFYEHCIRGATADAARTREFVEGFVDDLLEALRSLCNRDTDMELEDFIGVDSMYENWQVDRPLLCELFVPFVPPEPYHFRPELCCSRRSVPLGRQGYGQIRVVRADEGALGCVCGKTTLGDDMLCLLHGRSSVARPGGELESLLCAGDSPYLDTARVMKWFQMALTRAWHRIAHKYEFDLAFGQLDRPGSLKIKFRSGKFMPFHLIPVIQCDDSDLYFVSHLPREPSGEAPASSSDWLLSFAVYERHFLRVTSKALPEGACHLSCLQIASFLLSKQSRLTGRSGLGNYHLKTALLHLLLRRRPADWRAGQLDARLRELLRFLEKSLLEKKLHHFFIGNREVPDGMGLPEAVRRAEPLNLFRPFVLQRSLYRKTVDAFYEMLKNAPVLISEYSLHVPSDPGLPHKAAAL, from the coding sequence ATGGCTCTGGGGCTCTTCCGGGTGTGTCTGGTGGTGGTGACAGCCATCATCAACCACCCACTGCTGTTCCCCCGGGAGAATGCCACAGTGCCCGAGAACGAGGAGGAGATCATCCGCAAGATGCAGGCGCACCAGGAGAAGCTGCAGCTGGAGCAGCTCcgcctggaggaggaggtggcccgGCTGGCAGCTGAGAAGGAGGCCCTGGAGCACGTGGCAGAGGAAGGGCAGCAGCAGAATGAGAATCGCACAGCCTGGGACCTGTGGAGCACCCTCTGCATGATCCTCTTCCTGGTGATCGAGGTGTGGCGGCAGGACCACCAGGACGGGCCTTCCCCGGAGTGCCTGGGCGGGGACGAGGACGAGCTGCCCGGCCTGGACGGCGCCCCGCTCCGGGGCCTCACCCTGCCCAACAAGGCCACCCTCCACCACTTTTATGAGCATTGCATCCGGGGCGCCACGGCCGACGCGGCCCGCACCCGGGAGTTCGTGGAAGGCTTCGTGGATGACTTGCTGGAAGCCCTGAGGAGCCTCTGCAACCGGGACACGGACATGGAGCTGGAGGACTTCATCGGCGTGGACAGCATGTACGAGAACTGGCAGGTGGACAGGCCGCTGCTGTGCGAGCTCTTTGTGCCCTTCGTGCCCCCCGAGCCCTACCACTTCCGCCCGGAGCTCTGCTGCTCCCGCCGCTCGGTGCCCTTGGGCCGCCAGGGCTACGGCCAGATCAGGGTGGTCAGGGCCGATGAGGGTGCGCTGGGCTGCGTCTGCGGCAAGACCACGCTCGGGGACGACATGCTGTGTCTCCTCCACGGCAGGAGCAGCGTGGCGCGGCCCGGCGGCGAGCTGGAGAGCCTGCTGTGCGCCGGAGACTCCCCGTACCTGGACACCGCGCGGGTCATGAAGTGGTTCCAGATGGCCCTGACCCGGGCCTGGCACCGCATCGCCCACAAGTACGAGTTCGACCTGGCCTTCGGTCAGCTGGACCGGCCCGGCTCCCTCAAGATCAAGTTCCGCTCGGGGAAGTTTATGCCCTTCCACCTGATTCCGGTGATCCAGTGTGACGACTCGGACCTGTACTTTGTCTCCCACCTTCCCAGGGAGCCCTCGGGGGAGGCCCCGGCGTCCAGCAGCGACTGGCTCCTGTCCTTCGCTGTGTACGAGCGGCACTTCCTCAGGGTGACCTCGAAGGCCCTGCCGGAGGGCGCCTGCCACCTCAGCTGCCTGCAGATcgcctccttcctgctctccaaGCAGAGCCGCCTGACCGGCCGCAGCGGGCTCGGCAACTACCACCTGAAGACGGCCCTGCTGCACCTCCTGCTCCGCCGCCGGCCGGCCGACTGGAGGGCCGGGCAGCTGGACGCTCGCCTGCGGGAGCTGCTCCGCTTCCTGGAGAAGAGCCTGCTGGAGAAGAAGCTCCATCACTTCTTCATCGGCAACCGCGAGGTGCCCGACGGCATGGGGCTCCCGGAGGCCGTTCGCCGGGCCGAGCCTCTCAACCTCTTCAGGCCCTTCGTCCTGCAGCGAAGTCTCTACCGCAAGACGGTGGACGCCTTCTACGAGATGCTGAAGAACGCGCCGGTGCTCATCAGCGAGTATTCCCTGCACGTCCCCTCAGACCCCGGCCTGCCCCACAAAGCTGCGGCCTTGTAG